The genomic stretch GCGTGCCGCTCAACTTCGGGGTGTCGGCGCGCGCCGGCGCCCCCGGCGCCCCGTTCATCGTCGAGGCCGACGAATACGACACCGCGTTCTTCGACAAGCGCGCCAAGTTCGTGCACTACCGGCCGACCGTGGCGGTGCTCAACAACCTCGAGTACGACCACGCGGACATCTATTCTGACCTGGCCGCGATCGAGACCCAGTTCCACCACCTGGTGCGCACCGTGCCCGGCAATGGTCTTCTGGTGGTCAATGCGGCGGACCAGGCGCTGGGGCGCGTGCTGGCGCGTGGTTGCTGGACCCCGGTGCAGACCTTCGGCCTGGATACCGGGGACTGGCAGGCCAGGCTGCTGGCCGCGGACGGCTCGGCCTTCGAAGTGCGCCGGCACGGCAGCCTGCTGGGCGAGGTGCGCTGGTCGCTGCTCGGCCGGCACAGCGTGCTCAATGCCCTGGCGGCCCTGGCGGCAGCCGAGGCGGCTGGGGCACCGCCGGCGCAGGCGCTGGCGGCGCTGCCGGGGTTCGCGCCGCCGCGACGGCGCATGGAACGCCTGGCCAGCGCCGCACCGGTCGAGGTCTACGACGACTTCGCCCACCACCCGACCGCGATCGCCACCACCCTGGCGGGCCTGCGCGCGCGGCCCGGCGGGCGGATCCTGGTTGCCCTCGAGCCGCGCAGCAATTCCATGCGCCTGGGCGCCCACGCCGCGGCGCTGGCGCCGTCGCTGGCCGACGCCGATCGCGTCGTGTTCCTGGCCCGCCCAGGCCTGGCCTGGGACACCGGGCCGGTGCTGGCCGGCCTGGACGGTCGTGGCGAAGTGGTGGACAGCGCCGATGCGCTGGTCGAGCGGCTCGCGGCACAAGTGCGACCGGGCGATCGCGTCGTGTTCATGTCGAATGGCGGTTTCGACGGCGTCCAGGGCCGGTTCCTCAGGGTCCTTGCGGCGATGTCGCCGTGAACCGCCTGCCGCTGTTTCCGCTGGGCACCGTGCTCTTTCCCGGCGGCCCGCTGCAGCTGCGCATCTTCGAGCGCCGTTATCTGGACCTGGTCCGGGACTGTGCGCGCGACGGCTCGTCGTTCGGCGTCTGCCTGATCCTGGCCGGGCGCGAGGCGGGCGAGCCGGCGACGCCCGCGGCGATCGGCACCAGTGCCCGGATCACCGATTTCTTCACCCGCGAGGACGGCCTGCTCGGCATCACCGCCGTCGGCGAGCGGCGCTTCCACGTCGATTCCGTGCACGCGCGCGATAATGGCCTGCTGGTCGCCCAGGTGCGCTGGCTCGACGCGGAGCCCGGCGGCGGCCCGGTGCCGGCGCAGCACGGCCTGCTGGCGACCGTGCTGCGCGACCTGCTGGAGCGCTTCGACGACTTGCCCGACGATGCCACCCTGCTGGACGATGCCGCATGGGTGGCGTGGCGGCTGGCCGAGATCCTGCCGCTGGCCCCGGCGGACCGGCAGGTGCTGCTGCAACTCGACGAGGCCGAAGCGAGGCTGGACCGGCTCGCGCAATGGTTGCCGCGCATACGCGGCGGGGACGACGCACCGGCTGGCGGCTGAGTCCGCGAGAGGGCGGGGGAGAGGAGAAGAATCATGGTGCGCTTGCTGCTTAGAGGCCTGCTGGGTGTGCTGGTCCTGGTCCTGCTGGCGCAGGCGTTGCTGTGGTGGCAGGTGTCGCGCTGGGCCGCGAGCACGGCGCGGGCCCTGCAGCCGGTCGCCGAGCTGACCTGGAGCTCCAGCTACGCGTGGCTGACCGGGCGCGCCGGCCTGCGCAACGTCCGCCTGGCACCGCATGGCGCCCCGGGCAGCACGGCCACGGCTGCCGCGGTCGAGCTGGGTGGCGGCAGCCTCACCGGACTGCTCAGGCTGTTCCGGGGCGACGAAGGCCTGCCGGAGGACGTGCGCCTGGTGGTCAGGCGACTGCGCCTGGGTCCGGAGCTCGAGCGCATGTTGCGTTCGGGCGCGTCGCGCTGGGGCCACCTGCTGCCGTTCGAGGCGACCGGCTGTCGCGACGACGGCCTGTTCACCGGTGTCGACTACGGCGAGCTCGGCTGGCTGCAGACCGAGGCCGACGTCGAGTTCCGGATGCGCCGCGGCGCGACCGACGGTGCCGGCAGAGGGCAGGTCGAACTCGCCTGGGACATGCATCCGCTGGTGCGCATCGAATTCGAGCTGGAGGCGGCCGGCCTGGTATCCACCCGCATGGTGGCGCCGCCGTCGACGATCGAGCGCCTGCGCGTACGTATCGACGACCGCGGCATGGTCGCCCAGCGCAACGCCTATTGCGCGCGCCTCCTGGGCATCAGCCCGGCCGACTTCCAGGCCAGGCACCTCGCCGCCGTCCGCGACCATTTCGAGACCCAGGGGGTCTTTCCCGACGACGCCGCGATCGGCGTCTATGCCGGTTTCGCGCAGAGCGGCGGTCGCCTGGAGCTGCTCGCCACACCGAGCAGCGCGGTGCCGCTGGCCGACTACCGTCACTATCGCCGCGCCGACCAGCTGCGCATGTTCAACGCCATGCTGCGGCACGATCAGGGCGCGGTCACCCAGGTGGCGGCCAGCTTCCTCGACGACGAGGCGGAGCGGCGGGATGCGGCGGCCCTGGGACGCCCGGAAACGGCGTCGGAGGCGGTGCGCGTGCGCGTCGAGGCCGGCGCAGCCGATGAGTTGTCCTTCGACGAGCTCGACGACCTGGCAGGTGCCCGGATCAGCGTGCGCACCCGCCAGGGGATCGGCTACGTCGGCACCCTGCTCGGCACCCAGGGTCCCCTGGTGCGCATCGAGATCCGCCAGCCCGACGGCCGTACCCGGGTGCTGGCCCTGTCCTCGGACAGCATCGAGTCGATTCGGATGGCGCAATGACGGGTCCTGGCGACCCCTCCGTGGGTCGCCAGGACTCGCTCGCGTCCGGCGCAGGTCCGGACGCGGCTCCGCGGCCCCGCCGCTGCCGCGGCGGCCCCGCGGGCGCGCCATCCCTGGCGCGCGGTGCCACCTTGGCGCGGTCGGTTCGGCGTTCCGACTTCCGACTGGACCGATCCCTTGGCCTGGCGACCCCTCCATGGGTCCTGGTTAGCGTCGTGTCTCAGCCTGCCGCCAAGCGGCGTGTCGCCAGTGCGACGGCGCCGCACTTCTCCCCTCCCCCGCCTGCGGGGGAGGGGCGGGGGAGAGGGTTGCCCCGGCCAGCGCACGCCGTTGGGCCGGCAATGATGCAGATCATGGCCAGTCCCGACCCTCTCCCCCGGCCCCTCTCCCACTAGGGAGAGGGGAGCACAGCGCGCTGCGGTCACCGAACACCGGGTCCTGGTCCTTGGTCCCAGATCCTGAGCTGAGACAGGACACTGATCAGGTCTATCTGTCGCCAGGACTCGCTCGCGTCCGGCGCAGGTCCGGACGCGGCTCCGCGGGCCTCCGGTGGTCAGGGGGCTGGCGACTTCCTGGCCATCGAGGCTGCTTCGTTGCGAGCGGATGGAGCGTGGAGCCGCCGCCTGGGACTGGCGGGCAGGTCGGCGTTCCTGCGGCGGTGCCGTGCTTCTTTCATCCCCTGCCGCGCGGAGGCGGGGCGGGGGAGAGGGCGGTTCCGTCGACCGGGGCGACGCGCGGCTTGCGGGCGCGGCGGGTTCGGCTTACGGTGGCGACGGGGAAATGCTTGGATCCTCACCGTGGCCCGTTTGCAGTCCGACCAGCTGCCCGAGTTGAGCGCGCCGGCACGTTGCCGCAGGCCGCGCGGTCGGGGTGCGGTCGGTACTGACCAGGCCACGGCCCGGTCCGGGCCCGCGCAGCCGACCGGGAGTCCTGGACGATGCGCCGTCGGACCCTGATCGGCATTCTGGTCGCCATCGTGTTGCTGGTGCTGCTCGCCCAGCTTGCCTACTGGCTTGGGGTGAGGCGCCATTTCCAGGGGGTCGGCGCTGCGCTCGCGCCGGTGGCGACATTCGAGCATGGCGGCATGGAGGCGTTTCCGCCCGGCAGCTTCGCGCTTCGTGACTTGCGTTTCACGGTGCGGGGACACCCGGAGCTGAGCCTGACCGCGCGCCGGCTGGCGGTGTCCACCGACGACAGAGCCTGGATGCTGCGCTGGCTGGCCGGCGTGTCCGACCGCCCACCGGGCAGGCTGAGCGTCGTGCTGGACGAGGTCCGGGCCAGCCCCGCCCTGCGGCGTGCATTGCGCGCCCGGGCGGGCGGCCTCGGCTGGATGCTGCCCTTCGAGGGTCAGGGCTGCGCCGACGCTGGCGTTCTCGACGAGGCAGCGTACGCCGACCTGAACTGGCAGGAAGAGTCCCTGTCCGTCGTGCTGCAGCTGCGCCACGATGCATCCGCACGCGAACAGCAGGTCGGACTGCGTATCGACCGGGTGCCGGCAGGCGTGCTGACCCTCGACCTGGTGCTGGCGGCAGTCCCGCAGTCCGGGATACCGCCAAGAGCCGATCTGGGGGGTGCGCGCATCGACCACGCCAGGCTGGCCTTCGATCCGGTCGACCTCATCCAGGCACGCAACCGGCACTGTGCCGGCGAGGGCGAACCCGGCCGTTTCGCCGAGGCCCACATGGAGTCCCTCCACGAGTGGCTGGGCGGCCACGGGCTGGTGCCCGACGAGCCGGTCTGGCAGGCCTACCGCAACTGGGTCCTGGATGGTGGCGAGCTGCAACTGGAGATGCGTCCGGCGCCGGGCGTCGCGATGACGGAGTACGGGCAGTTCGCGCCCGAGGACCGATTGCGCCTGCTCGGACTGGAGATGCGGGTCGGTGGTGCCGCCAACGTGCCGGTCGAGGCCACCGCTACCCGTGCCCGGTCCGGTAGCGGGTATCGCGACCTGCCAGCGGTCGTCGAGGAGTACGAGGTGGCCGATGCGCCCGAGGCCGCCGTCGAGCCCGTGGTCCGGCCCCCGGCGACCGCACCCGAACCGGCACGGCCACTGCCGCCCCGGCCCTTGGCGTTCGAGGACCTGGAACACCACCTGGGCGCCCGCGTGCGGCTGGCCACCGTCGGTGGCAACCGCTACGTCGGCACCATCCTTGGGGTGACCGCCGACGCCGTTGAACTGGAGATCCGTCGATACGGCGGACGTGCCCGGCTTCCGGTGACCCGCGACCAACTGGCCCGGATCGAGCTGCTGCCCTGACCCGTCCCGGGCGGCGGCACGCCCCCGCCGTGCGCAGCGGCCTGCTCCGTGCGGTCACGTATGGTCTAATCCGGTTCCCCGACGGAGACCCGACATGAGCACCCTGGCCGGCAAGACCCTGTTCATCACCGGTGCCAGCCGCGGCATCGGCCTTGAGATCGCGCTGCGCGCCGCGCGCGACGGCGCCAACATCGTGGTCGCCGCCAAGTCGGATGTCGCCAACCCCAAGCTGCCCGGCACCATCCACAGCGCCGCCGAGGCGATCGAGGCGGCCGGTGGCCAGGCATTGGCCCTGAAGGTCGACGTCCGGGAAGAGCAGCAGGTGGTCGAGGCGATGGCCGCCGCCGCCGAACGCTTCGGCGGCATCGACATCCTGGTCAACAATGCCAGCGCCATCTACCTGGCCAGCCTGGCCGATACGCCGATGAAGCGCTACGACCTGATGAACCAGGTCAACGTCCGCGGAACGTTCCTGTGTACGCAGGCGGCGTTGCCCTACCTCAAGCGGTCAAGCCATGCCCACATGCTGGTGCTGGCGCCGCCGCCCAGCCTGGACCCCAAGTGGTACGCGCCGCACCTGGCCTACACACTGGCCAAGATGGGCATGAGCTTCTGCGTTCTGGGCATGGCGCCGGAGCTCAAGCGCGACGGCATCGCGGTCAATGCCCTGTGGCCCCGCACGGTGATCCACACCGCGGCGCTGGCGATGATTCCCGGCGTCAATCCCGCCAACTGCCGGACCCCGGCGATCATGGCCGACGCCGCGCACGCTGTGCTGTCGGCGCCGCCGTCGGCCGGCACCGGACGCTTCCTGATCGACGACGAGGTGCTGCGCGGGATCGGCGTCACCGACCTGGACAAGTACGCGGTCCAGCCCGGCCAGCCGCTGCTGCCCGACCTGTTCCTCTGACCCGGAGGTTGATGAGGACGCTGCTGCGGCCTTGTGGAATTCCGGGCTGGGTCAGACGGTTCTGAGGGCGCCTGTCCGAGGCCTCGAGACCGCGCCGCGGGCAGTGGAGAGGCGGCCGCTGCAGCGGCCGCGTGAAGCCTGTGGGTTTTCCGGCTGGCCGCTGAGCGGCCGCCCTGCCTGGCCGCCCTGCCCGGCCGGCGCGAGCGGGCGGACTCGACCGCGCGCCGCCCGCTTCGCAGCGTGCAATCGGATGGTCAGGTGTCGATCGACGCCAGCGCCTGGGCAAGGTCGGCGATCAGGTCGTCGGCGTGCTCCAGGCCGACCGACAGTCGCAACAGGTCGGTCGGGCTCATCGGCGCATCGCCTTCGACCGAGGCCCGGTGTTCGACCAGCGATTCGGTACCGCCCAGCGAGGTGGCATTGGTGAACAGGCGAAGCGCCCCGGCCAGCGCCAGGGCGGCGTCGCGACCGCCGCGCAGGCGGATGCTGAGCATGCCGCCGAAATCACGCATCTGGCGGAGCGCAGTGGCATGGCCGGGGTGGTCGGGCAGCCCGGGGTAGAGCACCCAGGCGACCGCCGGTTGCGCGGCCAGGAAGCGGGCCACCGCCATCGCGTTGCGGCAGTGCCAGTGCATCCGTGCCGGCAGCGAGCGCAGGCCGCGCAACAGCAGCCAGGCATTGAACGGCGCCAGGGTGCCACCGGTCAGGTGCCGGCGGTGCGCGACCTTGGCATGCAGTTCGGGGCGTTCGCCGAACACGAGGGCCCCGCCCATCACGTCGCTGTGGCCGCCCACATACTTGGTGAGCGAATGCATCACGACGTCGGCGCCGAGTCGCAACGGCTGCTGCAACATCGGCGTGGCGAAGGTGCTGTCCACGGCCAGCAGCGCGCCGTGGCGGCGCGCGATCGTCGCGATCGCCGCGATGTCGGAAACGGCCAGCCCCGGGTTGGAGGGGGTTTCCACCCAGACCAGGCGGGTGTCGGGACGCAGTGCCGCAGCCACCGCGGCGGGATCGGTCATGTCGACCGCGGTGGTCCCGATGCCCCGGTCCTGCAGCACGTCCCGGGCCAGCGCGCGCAGTCCGGTGTAGCAGTCCTGCGGCAGCAGCACATGGCTGCCCGGCGGCAGCGACTGCAGCAGCGCGTCGATGGCCGCCATCCCGGTGGCGAAGGCCAGGGCTGCGGTGCCGCCCTCGAGCGTGGCCAGTGCCGACTCCAGCGCATCCAGGGCGGGATTGCCCTCGCGCTGGTATTCGTAGCCCGCGACGCGCTCTCCGGCCGGCCCATGACGGAACGTGGTCGCCAGATGCAGCGGCGGCGCCACGGCGCCGGTGGCCGGATCCGGTCCCGCACCGGCATGCACGGCGAGGGTCTCCGGCGCGGGATCCCGGCTGCTCATGCGGCGACCTCCGCCAGCGCCTCGGCGGCGACCGTCAGGGTGGCGTCGATCACCTCGTCGTCGTGGCTGCTGGACAGGAAGCCGGCCTCGAAGGCCGAGGGCGCCCAGTAGACGCCGCGCGTCAGGCAGCCCCTGAAGAAGCGACGGAAGGCATCGATGTCGGCCGCCCGGGCATCTGCGAAGCCGCGGACCGGCCCACCGCGGAAGAACAGCCCGAACATGGCGGGTGCGCGGGTGGTCGAGAAGGGCACGCCCACGGCGCGGGCGGCTGCTTCCAGGCCGTCGCACAGGCGATGGGTGGCGCGTTCCAGCGCGGCGTGGAAACCAGGCTGTGCGACCAGCGCCAGGGTGGCCAGACCGGCCGCCATCGCCACCGGATTTCCGGACAGGGTGCCGGCCTGGTAGACCGGTCCGGAGGGCGCCACCAGCCGCATGAGTTCCGCCCGGCCGCCGTAGGCGCCGACCGGCATGCCGCCGCCGATGATCTTTCCGAAGGTCGAGAGGTCCGGGGTCACGCCGAACAGCGCCTGGGCACCCCCCGGCGCGACCCGGAAGCCGGTCATCACTTCGTCGAAGATCAGCACCGCGCCATGCCGGTTGCACAGGCTGCGCAGCGACTCCAGGAAACCGGGCTCGGGCAGGATGCAGTTCATGTTGCCGGCGATCGGCTCGACGATGACGCCGGCGACCTCGTCCCCGATCTCCGCGAACAGTGCTTCGGCCGCGCCGATGTCGTTGTACGGCAATGTCGCCGTCAGGTCGGCCAGGGCCTTCGGCACGCCCGGCGAGTCCGGCATGCCCAGGGTCAGCACGCCCGAACCGGCCTTCACCAGGAAGGCATCGCCATGGCCGTGGTAGCAGCCCTCGAACTTGACGATGCGATTTCGTCCGGTGGCGCCGCGGGCGACCCGTATCGCCGCCATGGTCGCCTCGGTGCCGGAATTCACCATGCGCACCATCTCCAGCGACGGCACCATGTCGCACAGGCGCTCGGCCATGTCCACTTCCAGCGCGCACGGCGTGCCGAACGACAGGCCGTCGCGGGCAGTGCGCTGCACGGCCTCAAGCACCGCGGGATGGGCATGGCCGGCGATCATCGGCCCCCAGGAGCCCACGTAGTCGATGTAGCGCCGGCCTTCGACGTCCCACAGCCAGGGGCCTTGCGCACGGGCGGTGAAGAAGGGGTCGCCGCCGACCGACCGGAACGCGCGGACCGGCGAGTTGACGCCACCAGGCAGGCGCGCCTGCGCGCGTTCGAACAGCGAGTGGTTGGACATGAGGGCGTTCCTGGCGGTCATCGGGAGTCGGGCGCCGCGAACAGGGAGGCGTAGCGTCGCGCGGCGTCGCGGGCCTGGTCGGGCGTGCCTGCCAGGCCATCGATGACGGCGAGCAGGTCGGCGCCCGCGGCCAGCAGGGCGCCGCCATTGTCCGGGGTGATGCCGCCGATTGCCACCAGCGGCACGCCATGCCTGCGGGCGATCGCGAGCACCGCCGGATCGGCCGGCGCGGCCTCAGGCTTGGTGCGCGACGGCGCGAACGCGCCGAACGCCAGGTAGTCGGCGCCGCGGGCGGCGAGTTCGGCGGCGCGACCGGCGTCGCCGTAGCAGGACACGCCGATCAGGGCGTCCGCACCCAACAGTGCGCGCGCCGCCTCGATGCCCGGGTCGTCGCGACCCAGGTGCACGCCAGCCGCACCGACCTCGGCGGCGAGGTGCGGGTCGTCGTTGACCAGGAGCGGGCGACCGAGCGACCGGCACACGCCGGCGAGCGCTTCGGCGCGTGCCAGCCTGCCGGCCGCGTCGGCATGCTTCTCGCGGTACTGCAGGCAGACCGCTCCGCCCTCCAGAACTGCGCGGGCCCAGGCGATCAGGTTGGCATCTTCGTCATGCCGGCCGGTGATCGCATAAAGGCCCCTGGCCGGGAAGCCAGGCAGGCTCATGGTTTGGCGCTGCTGCCGCGAAGCTGCCAGAATGCGCGCCCCGAATCCCTTGTCATCGCATCCGCTCCAATGTCCAGCGCAAGCCAGTCCGCCGAGGCACCCTATCGCACCTGGATGTGTGTCGTCTGTGGCTTCATCTACAGCGAAGCGGACGGCCTGCCGGAAGAGGGCATCGCACCCGGCACCCGCTGGGCGGATGTGCCCGACACCTGGACCTGTCCGGACTGCGGCGTCGACAAGTCCGACTTCGAGATGGTCGAAGCGGGCTGATCGGGACTTCCGGACCCGACCGGCTCAGGCCAGGCGGGCTCCAGGCCGACAAGCGGTGGGCGCGTTGGCGCCCGATCTGCGGAGCCGCGTCCGGACCTGTGCCGGCCGCGCGCGAGTCTGCGCGATCCATGGATGGATCGAGCAGACCAGACTGAGAGTTAGCGCGCCATGGATGGCGCGGGCGCGGATGGGGCGCGTTGGCGCCCGATCCGCGGAGCCGCGTCCGGACCTGTGCCGGACGCGCGCGAGTCTGCGCGATCCATGGATGGATCGGGCAGACCAGCCTGAGAGTTTGCGCGCCATGGATGGCGCGGACGCGGATGGGGCGCGTTGGCGCCCGATCTGCGGAGCCGCGTCCGGACCTGTGCCGGACGCGCGCGAGTCTGCTCGATCCATGGATGGATCGAGCAGACCAGACTGAGAGTTTGCGCGCCATGGATGGCGCGGGCGCGGATGGGGCGCGTTGGCGCCCGATCCGCGGAGCCGCGTCCGGACCTGTGCCGGACGCGCGCGAGTCTGCTCGATCCATGGATGGATCGAGCAGACCAGACTAATTTATCGCCTGCCCCCCGGCCGCCCGCTGAGCATCGATGAGCTGCTGCCGGACCGCAGGCGCATCGTCGGCTTCCGGCTGCATCGCCAGGTAACGGCGCAGATCGCGTGCCGCCCCGACCTCGTGCCCGAGGGCGTGGTAGAGCCTGGCCCGCTCCCGGTACTCGGTGGCCAGTGAAGGATCGACCTGCAGCAGCCGGTCGGCGCAGCGCAGCGCCCGCTCGAGGTCGGAGCGCTCGGTGTAGACGCTACGCAGGTTGCGCAGCATCCGGGTCAGGATGGCCCGGTGGCTGGCAGGATCGAGCAGTCGGATGAGGTCCTCGTCGCCCAGCGCCTCGCGCCGGACGTGGGCCTGGGCGCGCAGCCGAAGCTCGTCGACATCCAGCGATCGGCCGCCCTGGAAGGGATCCAGCACCATCACGCCGCCCTGGACGGGCATGCGCACCAGGAAGTGCCCCGGGAAGGCCACGCCCTCCAGCCCCAGCCCCAGCCGGCGGGCGAGCTCGATGTGCAGCACGCCCAGCGAGATCGGAATCCCCAGCCGACGGTCGATCACCTCGTTGAGGTAGCTGTTGCGCGGGTCGTAGAAGTCCTCGTCATTGCCGGCGAAGCCGAGCTCGTCGAACAGGTAGCGGTTCAGCGCCTGCACGGCGGCGATCGTGGAGCTGGCGCGACGCACCGGCCCCTCCAGCGCGCGGCGCCAGGCTTCGAGCTGGTCGTCGAAGTAGGCGGGATCGAGGTCGGGGTATTCGTCGTGGGCGATCATCAACGCCGCACTGAACAGCGGGATGTCCTCATCCTCGGCGCCATCGAACAGCTTCCAGCCCTCGGCGATCACGACTGCTCCTTGCGCTTGCCGGGCGGCTGCCCGGGGGCTCGGCTCGTCCGCAACATTGCATCCCGGGACGTGGCGTTCAAGTGCAAGGTTGGCACTTCCGGCTGAACGGCGACCAGCGGCGAACGAAGCCTCGCAAAAAACCGCTTGCGCCCCTGTCCTGTGGTGCGTAGAGTGCGCGGCCCGCTGAGGTGGCCGGAGTGGATCCGGTCGAGGAAGTGGGGGTGTTCGTGCGGCATCTGGTTGGCATCGGGTGCTTGACGGGCACGGGAAGTGGTGTATGATGTGCGGCTCCCCCGGACGAGATGTCCGGACGCTCCGAGAGGGGCGGGAAGGTCAGGAATGGCCGTCGGGACGGGTCTTTGACAGTGTGCGCAGGTGACTTGTGCGGGCGCCTGTATCGGGTGGATGTTTCATCTGATGCAAGAGTGTCCCGAACTATTGAGTCACGTCAGTGACACCTGACAGTAATGACAGGGAGTTCAGGACGCTTGAAGTGATTGCCTGGCCTTCGGGCTGGGCGGCAAGTTCAAGTGAAGAGTTTGATCCTGGCTCAGATTGAACGCTGGCGGCATGCCTAACACATGCAAGTCGAACGGCAGCGCGGACTTCGGTCTGGCGGCGAGTGGCGGACGGGTGAGGAATGCATCGGAATCTGCCCCGACGTGGGGGATAACGTAGGGAAACTTACGCTAATACCGCATACGTCCTACGGGGGAAAGCGGGGGATCTTCGGACCTCGCGCGGCGGGATGAGCCGATGCCGGATTAGCTAGTTGGTGGGGTAAAGGCCTACCAAGGCGACGATCCGTAGCTGGTCTGAGAGGATGATCAGCCACACTGG from Lysobacterales bacterium encodes the following:
- a CDS encoding LON peptidase substrate-binding domain-containing protein, with product MNRLPLFPLGTVLFPGGPLQLRIFERRYLDLVRDCARDGSSFGVCLILAGREAGEPATPAAIGTSARITDFFTREDGLLGITAVGERRFHVDSVHARDNGLLVAQVRWLDAEPGGGPVPAQHGLLATVLRDLLERFDDLPDDATLLDDAAWVAWRLAEILPLAPADRQVLLQLDEAEARLDRLAQWLPRIRGGDDAPAGG
- the mpl gene encoding UDP-N-acetylmuramate:L-alanyl-gamma-D-glutamyl-meso-diaminopimelate ligase, encoding MNLHILGVCGTFMAGVAALARARGDRVEGSDAGVYPPMSDQLAALGVRVREGYEAGDLADDTGLVVIGNALSRGNPAVEHVLAAGLPYTSGAQWLAEQVLAGRRTVAVAGTHGKTTTTSLLAWLLDQAGQEPGFLVGGVPLNFGVSARAGAPGAPFIVEADEYDTAFFDKRAKFVHYRPTVAVLNNLEYDHADIYSDLAAIETQFHHLVRTVPGNGLLVVNAADQALGRVLARGCWTPVQTFGLDTGDWQARLLAADGSAFEVRRHGSLLGEVRWSLLGRHSVLNALAALAAAEAAGAPPAQALAALPGFAPPRRRMERLASAAPVEVYDDFAHHPTAIATTLAGLRARPGGRILVALEPRSNSMRLGAHAAALAPSLADADRVVFLARPGLAWDTGPVLAGLDGRGEVVDSADALVERLAAQVRPGDRVVFMSNGGFDGVQGRFLRVLAAMSP
- a CDS encoding aminotransferase class V-fold PLP-dependent enzyme, which encodes MSSRDPAPETLAVHAGAGPDPATGAVAPPLHLATTFRHGPAGERVAGYEYQREGNPALDALESALATLEGGTAALAFATGMAAIDALLQSLPPGSHVLLPQDCYTGLRALARDVLQDRGIGTTAVDMTDPAAVAAALRPDTRLVWVETPSNPGLAVSDIAAIATIARRHGALLAVDSTFATPMLQQPLRLGADVVMHSLTKYVGGHSDVMGGALVFGERPELHAKVAHRRHLTGGTLAPFNAWLLLRGLRSLPARMHWHCRNAMAVARFLAAQPAVAWVLYPGLPDHPGHATALRQMRDFGGMLSIRLRGGRDAALALAGALRLFTNATSLGGTESLVEHRASVEGDAPMSPTDLLRLSVGLEHADDLIADLAQALASIDT
- a CDS encoding rubredoxin, with the protein product MSSASQSAEAPYRTWMCVVCGFIYSEADGLPEEGIAPGTRWADVPDTWTCPDCGVDKSDFEMVEAG
- the hemL gene encoding glutamate-1-semialdehyde 2,1-aminomutase — translated: MSNHSLFERAQARLPGGVNSPVRAFRSVGGDPFFTARAQGPWLWDVEGRRYIDYVGSWGPMIAGHAHPAVLEAVQRTARDGLSFGTPCALEVDMAERLCDMVPSLEMVRMVNSGTEATMAAIRVARGATGRNRIVKFEGCYHGHGDAFLVKAGSGVLTLGMPDSPGVPKALADLTATLPYNDIGAAEALFAEIGDEVAGVIVEPIAGNMNCILPEPGFLESLRSLCNRHGAVLIFDEVMTGFRVAPGGAQALFGVTPDLSTFGKIIGGGMPVGAYGGRAELMRLVAPSGPVYQAGTLSGNPVAMAAGLATLALVAQPGFHAALERATHRLCDGLEAAARAVGVPFSTTRAPAMFGLFFRGGPVRGFADARAADIDAFRRFFRGCLTRGVYWAPSAFEAGFLSSSHDDEVIDATLTVAAEALAEVAA
- a CDS encoding thiamine phosphate synthase, encoding MPGFPARGLYAITGRHDEDANLIAWARAVLEGGAVCLQYREKHADAAGRLARAEALAGVCRSLGRPLLVNDDPHLAAEVGAAGVHLGRDDPGIEAARALLGADALIGVSCYGDAGRAAELAARGADYLAFGAFAPSRTKPEAAPADPAVLAIARRHGVPLVAIGGITPDNGGALLAAGADLLAVIDGLAGTPDQARDAARRYASLFAAPDSR
- a CDS encoding tetratricopeptide repeat protein, with the protein product MIAHDEYPDLDPAYFDDQLEAWRRALEGPVRRASSTIAAVQALNRYLFDELGFAGNDEDFYDPRNSYLNEVIDRRLGIPISLGVLHIELARRLGLGLEGVAFPGHFLVRMPVQGGVMVLDPFQGGRSLDVDELRLRAQAHVRREALGDEDLIRLLDPASHRAILTRMLRNLRSVYTERSDLERALRCADRLLQVDPSLATEYRERARLYHALGHEVGAARDLRRYLAMQPEADDAPAVRQQLIDAQRAAGGQAIN
- a CDS encoding NAD(P)-dependent oxidoreductase, which translates into the protein MSTLAGKTLFITGASRGIGLEIALRAARDGANIVVAAKSDVANPKLPGTIHSAAEAIEAAGGQALALKVDVREEQQVVEAMAAAAERFGGIDILVNNASAIYLASLADTPMKRYDLMNQVNVRGTFLCTQAALPYLKRSSHAHMLVLAPPPSLDPKWYAPHLAYTLAKMGMSFCVLGMAPELKRDGIAVNALWPRTVIHTAALAMIPGVNPANCRTPAIMADAAHAVLSAPPSAGTGRFLIDDEVLRGIGVTDLDKYAVQPGQPLLPDLFL